The genome window CATTATTGCCGGGGTTTCACTTGCATCAAGCATAATGCCGAGTTCTGCAACACAGAAGACAAAGCTTTCAATATACAATAACAGCTACGCGCTTGTAAATGAGCAGATAGCTCTTTACCTGAAAAAGGGAGAGACAAAATTTAGAATTGAAATACCTGAGGGGACAGACCTGGAAAGCGTTTTTCTGCGCTCACTTGGAACTGGGTTTGAGATGGTTGAGCAGAACTTCACGCCAGGAGAGATAACAGAAGAGCTTCTTCTGAAGGACTACCTCGGAAAAAACATTGTGGTTTTCATGAAGAATAACAACACGCCACGATCTGGACTTCTCCTGCAGGAAAGCGGCGCATTATACCTGAAGAAGGACACATCAATAATTGAAATAAAGCCCGATGAGATTGCTGCAATAAGCTATCCCAATGCGCGCTCATACGCAAGGGAGCCAAGCCTTGAATGGGTAATAGAAAGCAGCAAGGCAACAGAGGGGAATTTCAACCTGAATTTCATAACAAAGGGAATAACATGGAATGCGGACTATTTTGCAGTGCTGAACAAGAATGAAAGCAAAATCAACCTGGAGAGCATAGTTACTCTTACCAACAACTCTGGAAAAGATTTCAATGACTCAAATGTAACGCTTGTAGCAGGGCAGATCAATTTTCAGGGAGGAAACACACTTCCTGATTACAGAAAGGACGAGGCAGTATCAGCCCCGACAGGAAGCGGTGTTATCCAGCAGGATGTGTTTGAATACCACAGCTACATCCTTCCTTCAAGCGTAGACCTTAAGGACTCTGGGACAAGGCAGGTTGACTTCATAGATGCGCAAGGCATTCCTGTGAAAAAAGACATTTCAATATCCTTCAATGAGTATTACAGCTATTCTTCAGACATACAGAAGGCAAACGCAGACATAAAGATAATCCTGACAAATGATGACAAGTCAAATCTGGGAATGCCGCTACCTGCAGGAACAATAAAGTTCTATCAGGAAGATGCGAATTCAATGCTTGACTTCATAGGAGAGGCAAGCATCGGGCACACCTCAAAAGGCGACACCCTGGAACTGGCAATCGGAAAGGCGTTTGACATAAAGGGGGAGAAAAAGCAGATTAAATACTCTGAAACAGGCACAAAGGAATACAGAGAAATAACGCAGGGCTACCTGATAAGCGTGAAAAATGCAAAATTAACTGATGAAGCCGTATCTGTCTTTGAGAGGATACCTGCCAACTCAACAATTGTTTCATCCTCGGCAAAGTATGAGCAGATAAGCACAACCCTTGTGAAATTCACGCTGAATGCACCTGCTGAGGGCTCAGCAGAGCTTAAGTATGAGCTTGTCCAGACAATAAAGTGAACAAGGGAAGAACCGCATCAGGATTGCAATAGGGAGTGATAAGAATCAAGGGAAAAGAATCAGCGGAAAACAGGAAGAGAAAAAACTCCCTTAAAATATTTTTTATTGTTTTAATATTTCTATGCGCTGCCCTATCAATTTTCCTCTTCCCGAAAGGGCTTGGAAGAGAGCAGATTCTGCATTCTGCTGATGAGATGCTGTATGAAAAATACCTGAATGAGTCAGAAAGGATAGAATCCCTTTCAGCGGAATACCATAATTTCTTTGCAGTTGCATCAGAAGAGGGGTTCATTTTCAGGGACATATACGGAAGGATGCTCAGAAAAGGGGAGATACGGGCTGATTTTCTTTCAATATCAAACCCTGATTTCCCTCCTGTAAAAGCA of Candidatus Woesearchaeota archaeon contains these proteins:
- a CDS encoding DUF4139 domain-containing protein encodes the protein MSFSKRNAIKTAILGSIIAGVSLASSIMPSSATQKTKLSIYNNSYALVNEQIALYLKKGETKFRIEIPEGTDLESVFLRSLGTGFEMVEQNFTPGEITEELLLKDYLGKNIVVFMKNNNTPRSGLLLQESGALYLKKDTSIIEIKPDEIAAISYPNARSYAREPSLEWVIESSKATEGNFNLNFITKGITWNADYFAVLNKNESKINLESIVTLTNNSGKDFNDSNVTLVAGQINFQGGNTLPDYRKDEAVSAPTGSGVIQQDVFEYHSYILPSSVDLKDSGTRQVDFIDAQGIPVKKDISISFNEYYSYSSDIQKANADIKIILTNDDKSNLGMPLPAGTIKFYQEDANSMLDFIGEASIGHTSKGDTLELAIGKAFDIKGEKKQIKYSETGTKEYREITQGYLISVKNAKLTDEAVSVFERIPANSTIVSSSAKYEQISTTLVKFTLNAPAEGSAELKYELVQTIK